A region of the Mugil cephalus isolate CIBA_MC_2020 chromosome 23, CIBA_Mcephalus_1.1, whole genome shotgun sequence genome:
CTAACCAGGTCTCATGGCGTATCGGTCCAGACTCGTCCTGCGATTCATCCGATGGTTGAAATAATCGTATTCTACGTCGTTCCTGTAACGATCGTCCTGCATctgctgcacaacacaacactcgGATTTACTGGACGTCACTGAACACAACACTCGGATTTACTGGACGTCACTGAACACAACACTCGGATTTACTGGAcgtatttaggaccatgtccaaaactatcaggtgtccaaccagtaataatgtctgaatgtctctaaactgtctcctgtccatagactgaatatagcctcactgttcCTTAGCacccactgacacatcatgtcctgattggttgatagATGCATGTTTCAGGCAGAAACTGAGACTCGGTGAGAAGCGTCTTgatgctacgtcgtcttaaactgGTCCCTGTATCTGGACTCATTGTCCAGGTTAATTAATACTTTAATAATAAGTAACTAACAATGTTTTACCTGAACAGACGGACGTCGTGAATGAGGCAGATAATCCTCAGAGTCGAAGTCCAGAGGATGAACCGACAGCAGCCGCTTGTTCTTCCTCATCTGGGGATGAAACCGGTTTCATTAGCGCGTGTGAACGTTTGAATCCAGATTTCCACGTAGCTCAAAAGTTTTTACCACTTTGAAGCGCTGAGCTTCGGCTTCGCCGTGGTCGTCCTCGTTACAGTTGTACATGTCTGCAGAAGGAAAAGGTTCTAAAGGTCTGAGCTGATCCACCGTCAGAGCTATTAGCCCTCATGCTAACATTTCAGCATGCTACGCTACTAAGCATACAGTAATGGCTGTGACATTCTTAGCATTACGCTGTTGTCATTTAGAGCTAAGAGCTGAAGCTGGAGGACAGACTCACGGCTGTGGACGTCGGGCATACTCTGGGTGTCATCGTCACGGCCACCTGAACCACAAACACTGTGTTAGCACTTAGCATTTCTTAGCATCTTTAAAGCAGGGGTCCAGCCTGGTCCAGGCCGGGATGAATGTGACggagtcatcatcatcatgttgttccactgagacccaggactgaacagcaggtggcagcaatgaGTCTCGGctcctttgtctttttataattcagtcaaaatgttttgttataaTATTGTTTGGTTTGATACTGGAAACGtgacagctagctagctacttTAGCTGGTGTTAGCTTTGATTTCTTAGCTGGCATTAGTGTTAACTCTTTAGCTGGCATTAGCATTGACTCTAGCTGGTGTCAGCTTTGATTCTTTGGTTGGTGTTAGCGTTGACTCTTTAGCTGCCATTAGCGTTTAGCTGGTGTTAGCTTTGATTCTTTGGTCGGTGTTAGCGTTGACTCTTTAGCTGGTGTTAGTGTTGACTCTTTAGCTGGTGTTAGCTTTGATTCTTTGGTCGGTGTTAGCGTTGACTCTTTAGCTGGTGTTAGTGTTGACTCTTTAGCTGGTGTTAGCTTTGATTCTTTGGTCGGTGTTAGCGTTGACTCTTTAGCTGGTGTTAGCGTTGTTTCTTTGGTTGGTGTTAGTGTTGATTCTTTAGCTGGTGTTAGCTTTGATTCTTTGGTTGGTGTTAGCGTTGACTCTTTAGCTGCCGTTAGCGTTTAGCTGGTGTTAGCATTGACTCTTCAGCTGCCGTTAGCGTTGTCTCTTCAGCTGCCGTTATCATTGTCTCTTTAGCTGGTGTTAGCGTTGATTCTTTAGCTGGTGTTAGCTTTGATCCTTTAGCCAGCGTTAGCGTTGACTCACCGTCTCCGTTCAGCCTCTTGTACAGGGACCTCATCACCTTAGCGCTGCCAAAGCGCTTAAAGCGGTTTCTCACGTTGTCGTGGTACCAGCCCACAGTCCCGATCTTCAGGACTCTGGAACACGACAAAGTATGCTAAATAGTCGATAGCAGGACCTAAGTGTGTTAGCATTCTGCTGCTACATTACCTGATTGTGGTCAATGCTACACATGTCGCAAGTAAGCTAACctgctaatgtgtatttattacaTCAGTTGCTATTAGCCGAACAGAAAAAGGCCCAAGCTAAACTGTTAGCATAAATATTGATCTGGTTTCACCTGGTCCCCCTGGTCTCACCTAGTCTCCCTGGTCCCCCTGGTCTCCCTGGACCCGCTGGAGGACCTGGCCCCCTTGGTCTATCTGAGATACCTGTCCTGGTGCCCCCCTGAggacctggtctcacctggtcatGCGGCAGTTGTCACAGACCCAGCCGTGCTCCCTCTTGTTGTAGCGGCTGCAGGATTTACAGGTGAACATGCGACAGTCCAGACACTGACGTTTGCTGTTGACCAGGAACTTGAAGGGCTGGAGGCAGCGGATGCAGAGAGAGTCCGCAACCTGGTTCTGGGAACCCAGCAGCTCCCGCTTGGAGTCCTCCTTCTGGATCTTATTCTTCAGCTCCCTGCAAGACGGGGGAACGTAGATGATAGGGTCAGATGATTGTGATGATCCACTAATGAAACCGGTCTGGAGGAAGGATCTGAACCAGGCCCTCATCAGTACCATGGAACTGGTCCAGAGACCAGAACTAACTAACAACAACCaccagacacaaggagaacaacCAGAGCAGAACATGAGTCAGGAACACCTGCGTCTCTGGCCccggggctgatgggagctggAGTCTCCGGTGGAGGGAGGGCGGGGCGGAGCTGGCCCCAGGGCTGATGGGAGCTGGAGTCTccggtggagggggggggcggggccGAGCTGGCCccggggctgatgggagctggAGTCTccggtggagggggggggcggggccGAGCTGGCCCCGGGGCTGATGGGAGACTCcggtggagggggggcggggccGAGCTGGCCCCAGGGCTGATGGGAGCTGGAGTCTCcggtggagggggggcggggccGAGCTGGCCccggggctgatgggagctggAGTCTCCAGTGGGAGCACAGAGCGTCTTTGTGCCGTGGGTCCGTGTGACTGAGACGTGATCGACCGCAACAACAACGACGTCTTTGACGCCGACATTCTCTGCAGACGTCAGCTGATCCGTGACAGGTCACGGTCACCGTGGCAACGGATCAGCTGATTTCTTTAATAATCAGTGACACCAGGGAATGGATGGATCGATGACTAAATGGATCGATGGATAAAAACTAGAGGGACAGATTAAAGAGTGAAGGAGTGGACGTACCCCAGCCGCTCCTCCTCCGTCTTACGAAGGTTGAAGTCGCGTTGAATCACGTCCCAAACATGTTTGGCCTCATCGTCCGTCAGTCGAGACAGATCCAGTTTACGCTCCATAGTGAtccctgggtctgggtctggtcctgggtctggtcctgggtctggtcctggtcctggtcccgttAGAAACGACGATGAATCAGAGAGGAAacgtgtaaaataaaaacctgaactaACTGAACTAATCTAATGAATGTAACTAATATAAACTATGATCACTAAGTAAACCTGCACTAATCTAATGAatctgattaaattaaagttcCTCTACAGAGATGAAACGTGACTCGTATCATCAGATAATATCGTTAAAGCCTCAGTAAACGTCTCTAATTGAATTTAGATCAGAAACAGACTCACCCACTTCGTCTGAACACgactggaagaagaagaagaagaagaagaagaagcagttgGAGGCAGAGCATCAGCTCatcacatgacacacacacacaactatacacacacaacacatgacacacacacagcacatgacacacacacaacacaacacaaaacagcaaattCAATTAAGACACAATTTgaaataattacttttaatgAACAAGTTCAACCAAACTCCATTCAAATATCCTCAAATTTAAGAAGTTATAACTCAATAAGTTTGATACGGACCACAGACCAGAGTCCATTCAGATTTTCTGTGATTTAAGAATTGCCTCAATCAATTAAACGTTTGAGTTCAGTTAATGATGCTCTTGGATCCATTAACACCACATAAAGAGACGGCAGCAACAAAGGAGGACAAACCAGCTGTAACCATGACACCAGACTCCAGTCAGAAATCTCTGCGTTTCAGGATTGTTGTTGCTCTGACTCCATTTAGCATCATTTTAAAGCATTCAACGTGTCAAACATCAAACTTTTAAAACTCTTTAATTCGTCTCATGAAACATGGCATGAACACGGAGACGGACCTGGTTCATGTCTTATCTTGATTAAGACTGAAATCAgttcacaaaaacattcaatttaataaaagaaatagaTTATTAGCTTAAATATCATTATTTACAATAAAGAGTATGAGATATATTAATCTGTACAGTCTGACTGGagcatccattcattcactgaTTTTCTttatggttattattttttaccttcattcaagtgatttaaaactaaaatcagGTCACTGCTGCTTTCAGGGGCTGTCAGGAAAAGTCAGAACAGattttacagtaaatatttaatagGAAATCGTAAATCAACACAGATGAAAAGCTTGAGTTTCCgttttcagtctttatttatttaatgacttACAGTCAGTTTAAGACGCTTTAACGAGCGAAGCAGCTTCAGTTCAGTAACAAATCATTTAAAGATGTGATTCATGAGGAAACGACGTTTAAATGTGTGAAGCTGTGAGTgaagacattaaaacattttattagaaTCTGATCTTCAGTTAAAACATCAACGCTGGTTCTTCATCTTAtttctaaaattaaaacttcGAATGATACAGTGAAAGACtttaatcaatcagtcagtcaatcaatcaaataatcaaccaatcaattaatcaatcaatcaggtCATGTGACGATCAATTATCTGACTGAGAACTTTTCAACCACTCGATCCCCTGAAAGGATTCCTTCATCGATCATGAAGTATTGATCCATAAACAGTCTGATAATAAACAGTCTGATAATAAACAGTCTGGTAATAAACAGTCTGATAATAAACAGTCTGgtaataaacagataaataaatgatcgCTAGGATGTGGCCGTTAGAACAAGTGATCGAACAAGTGATTGAGAACCAATTAGACAGGCGGCGGCTGTTATTGACGATGGGAGGCGCTATGGAGCCACTCAGTGGAACCACCACATGATCAACACAGAGgccagcagaccaatcacagagcTCGCTGCAGTGGGGGCGGAGTTACACAGGTCAGAGTTGCAGCACTTGAAGGTGAAACTGGAAACCTGGAAGTGAttaaataaagtcagaattaACACCAAACACAGCTGCAGGTGAGAATGGGTGAGAAACAGGTGAGAAATAGGTGAGTAGAGGTTTAAAACAGGTGAGTAGAGGTTTAAAACAGGTGAGTACAGGTGAGTAGAGGTTTAAAACAGGTGAGTACAGGTGAGTACATGTTTAAAAAAGGTGAGTACAGGTGAGTAGAGGTTTAAAACAGGTGAGTACAGGTGAGTAGAGGTTTAAAACAGGTGAGTACGTGTTTAAAAACAGTGAGTACAGGTGAGTAGAGGTTTAAAACAGGTGAGTACATGTTTAAAACAGGTGAGTACAGGTTTAAAACAGGTGAGTACGTGTTTAAAAACAGTGAGTACAGGTGAATAGAGGTGTGGACAGGTAGAAGTGTAGTGACCTGGGGGAACATCTGGGTCAGTCGGCTATAATCACAGTCTGAATACTTGAGACACTGGCGGTAGGTCATCCCACCTGtagcacaacaacacaacagaaagtagAAGCTGTTCaggtgtgtgttcaggtgtgtgttcaggtgtgtgttcaggtgtgtgttcaggtgtgtgttcaggtgtgtgtccaggtgtgtgtccaggtgtgtgtccaggtgtgtgttcaggtgtgtgtccaggtgtgtgtccaGGTACCTCTCTCGTTGAGTGTGAGGCAGGCGTCGTCATAGCTACAGTCTCGTTGTTTGGTGCAGCTGGCCGTGTAGTCCCTACAGCTGTAGCAGCGAATGGCTGATCCTGAACCCAGAACCACAACATGTTGTTGTTACAACGTCACAACTCAGCACAGGTGTGTTCACTTCAACACGGACTCGTCTGAAGGTAGAGAGACGTCCCGGATATACCTGTATGTACCTGTATGTACCCGTATGTACCTGTATGTACCCGTATGTACCCGTACGTACCTGTATGTACCCGTATGTACCCGTATGTACCCTGTATGTACCAGTATTACCCTATGTACCCGTATGTACCCGTATGTACCCTGTATGTACCCGTATGTACCCTGTATGTACCTAGTATGTACCCCGTATGTACCTAGTATGTACCCCGTATGTACCTGTATGTACCAGTATGTACCAAGTATGTACCAAGTATGTACCCGTATGTACCCGTATGTACCCGTATGTACCCGTATGTACCAAGCATGTACCCGTATGTACCCGTATGTACCCGTATGTACCCGTATGTACCAGTATGTACCCGTATGTACCCGTATGTACCAGTATGTACCCGTATGTACCCGTATGTACCCTGTATGTACCCGTATGTACCCTGTATGTACCTAGTATGTACCCCGTATGTACCTAGTATGTACCCCGTATGTACCTGTATGTACCAGTATGTACCAAGTATGTACCCGTATGTACCTAGTATGTACCCCGTATGTACCTGTATGTACCAGTATGTACCAAGTATGTACCCGTATGTACCCGTATGTACCCGTATGTACCCGTATGTACCCGTATGTACCCCGTATGTACCCGTATGTACCAAGTATGTACCTGTATGTATCTGTATGTACCCGTATGTACCCTGTATGTACCAAGTATGTACCAAGTATGTACCCCGTATGTACCCCGTATGTACCTGTATGTACCCTGTATGTACCCTGTATGTACCTGTATGTATTCGTTAGTACAGTGAAGTTCCAGTGTTTCCTGgttcctgtttttttatgtttttctcacaactaaatgtttcagatcatgaaactaatttaaatattaatcaaagacaatgattcagtttttattattgaggGGAAACTAGATCCAGACCTCCATGGTCCAGTTCCTCCAGCCCCACCCAGACCTGTTCTCAGTCTAGAAACCACTTCAACAGGACCTGGTTCTAGACAGATCCTCCACAGCTGGACCTCAGGCCCAGATCCAGAGacattcaggaacaaatgagagagAACGTCACTGAGAACCAGGATTCTGGAAAAGGTtctgaagacatttttaaagctgTCGGTCTCCAGGgaaccacagtgagaaccaTTATCCACACACGGACCAGTGGAGAACCGTCCCAGGAGAGTCCGGACCACCACCATGACCCCCAGAGACCCCTCATCACAAGAGGCCTCATCAGACCCACAACAGCATCCAGAGACCAGCAGGTCAGAGTCCACAGACTGGACTAACATGGACCTTAAGACCAGAACCACAGCTGAGCTACAAGAACAGAAAGACCAGAAAACACGTGGAGGACCCCCAAGACTCTAGGACAAGACTAAAGCTGGATTCTGTTTAATCTGGAGTCaatgacagcagcagtaaaacCTGATCCCGGTCCTGGTTGGGTGCTGgtcttcaggacctggaagacttgctgtgataaatggaaccatgagtTCTGGTTCTACCTAGAAACCCTGAAGGAGAACGTCCGTCTGTCTGAAggggactgaaaaaaaaaaaactcagagaaGTTCTCCCCAACAACCAGGAACAACCAGGGACCAGGTCTAGGAGGCGACCCCTTGACCCCAGGACCATGAAGGTCTGGATCCAGAGTCcctcaataataaaaaccttcatgaaaaacatctgtgtaAAAACAAGTGTCATCTCagactaatatttaaatgaactgatctgaaacatttagatgtgacacacacacactaattatatatacacactaatgtaacacacactaatgtacacacacacactaattatatatacacactaatGTAACACACACTAATGTAACACACTAATGTAACACACTGTTGTGTATAAATTCACACCATATTTCGAGGTTAAAGTCGTCAGTTTGTGTCGTACTGAGAAACGAAGCGACGtttctggatttattttaaatctttatctGAAACAcgtctgccacaacattaaaaccactgacaggacaaatAACAAACTCTGAACTTTCAAATGATACAATGTCccaaaatgtttcagtttaacTTTAAATCTGCTGTGAATCAGTTTAAGATCAACGACTTGGTctcttttaaaatctttaaaatcaGCTcatcataataatgataataatgataataatgacgGTGGTAATGATGACGGACCCGTGGAAAGACGGAATCGAACGTACCCAGCCCAACCAGAGTGGAGCAGATCAGCAGGCAGATTCCCAGGGAGCGCTTCATTTTCACCTCAGCACCGTTCACACATCTGGACTCAGCCTCTGGAAACTCAACTCAAGAGAGTCACAGATGAAGATGACGAGGATGATGAAGAGCTcgtaggccccgcccactgGGAGGAGCCTTAACCTGCTTTTAACCTGGTATTAATTACTTAATCAATGAATTAAACCATGAATAAATCAAAccattcaatcaatcaatcaatcaatcaatcaatcagctGATCCAGGAGATGAACTGATGAACAACATGAGTTGaacatgaagacatgaagcTTCAATGTCATTGAGGTTCGCTGGGTGTGTCAGCTGATGCTATCatgatgctaacatgctaaacaaAGGCTAGCATTGAGGCGGGTCCGTTAGCTCATGTTGGTGTGGGGGGGCTTTGTGTTTCATCTcggagcagaaggagaaaagCTCCAGTGTCTCGTCCTCGTACGACTCAGAGTCCAACAATGAGCTCCAGTgtgaagacaaacaaagacacaaagacacaaagagacaaagagagaaagacacgaAGACGTGAAGACATGAAGACACGACGCTTCACGGCTCCACCACAGCGCTGGTTTGTTTCCATCATCAGTCCACATACattcacccccaccccaacatTCACCCCGCCCGCCCCCACCCTGACCCTACATTCACCCTGACCCCCCCACTCTAACCCTACATTCACCCGCCCCCCCTCTGGCTAAACATGGCTAACTCTGGCTAATTCTGGCTAACCCTGGCTAACCGTGGCTAACTCTGTCTAATTCTGGCTAACCCTGGCTAACTCTGGCTAAC
Encoded here:
- the cd59 gene encoding CD59 glycoprotein, which gives rise to MKRSLGICLLICSTLVGLGSAIRCYSCRDYTASCTKQRDCSYDDACLTLNERGGMTYRQCLKYSDCDYSRLTQMFPQVSSFTFKCCNSDLCNSAPTAASSVIGLLASVLIMWWFH